ctccccatgcCCTTacaccagctcagggcactgggtatccagagaacaaccggtattgccgctaaagactgaggcaaaggcggcattaagcacctcagccttttcctcatccttagtaactaggtttcccctcgcatccagtaaaggatggagattctccttagtcctccgtttcgcgttgatatatttgtaaaaggattttttgttgtctttaacggcagtagcctggttgagctccagatgagctttggcctctctaattttctccctgcatgtGCACAAGAGATCCTGATGCAGGCTGGCCAGGGTCAGGGGGACCAATGCTCAGGGACAGGTTGAGCATCGGTGAGGGGCTTCTCAGCAATTGCATggtgcatcacttgctttgtacatattattattatttttgttattattgttattattactattttaacttccttttctgtcttttcaaattttaaatcattcatTATTGTCAGGACCCTTGTGCTAGATGAAACAAATACACTTTGTCTACACATCAGGGTCACCTTCACACTGCCCTTGTCTCCttgtcctcactgcctccaaTGCTCTGCTCTAACGAGCTCCAAGGGAGgctgtgtcagtgctggcccTCAGGGGGACACTGCAGGAAACTTGCCTCTCActtggacttctggagagaTGTCTTCAATTGTCTCTCAGTGCCTGAGGTTCGTGGGctcctccccaaagccccccgaGGGGGGATTCCAACGTCTTGGGCTGGGcgtctggtgctgagctgggccgggctcctgggacagagagagctcctggcaagagggccgtggtgcagagagacagctctgcccaggagcagctcctctgcacagcgcagcagggctgggggctctgaccgCAGCTGGCACGGGGAGAGGAGACAAGGAGAGAGGGCTTGGAGGCACTTGGCAGTGGGAAGATGCTGAGAGCTGCCTACAGGAGAAATCTGCACAGCCCTTGACAAGGgaagtctctggctgcagggccacgCAGCTGCACGTCCTGGAAGGGTCTCCTGCTGGGTGTTGTTTCTGGGAGGGCAGTGGGCAATGCAGTAGGCTTTGGGAGTCCTGCTGGATAGCACTGCGAGGTGAGGAAGTCTGGCAGAAGCCCCTCGGAGTGCCCTAAGCCAGGGGCCCCCGGTCAGCCCAGAacaccctgccctgcctggccatGCCGGGCTCTCTGCCAGTGGCcccgcagctcctgcagccatggAAAGAGGAGAAGCTCCCAAGCTCCGTCTGGCTTGCTGTGgcccttctccctcagcagcattctcctgtttcttctcaGGGAAACACCTGAATGGGATGATAGTGCAGCTCCGAGAGGGGCGACACAAGGCAGCTGAGAACAGGACTGGTGGACAGAAGTGCTCTTCTCAGTCTTCACTAATGGACACTCCCATCAAATATCAGCAGGAGTGTACAGGAAATGTGAGGGCATTCAACCAATTCAATACCTATCCTAAGCATTACAGGGGCTACTGggataaaataaagcaaacaaaatccctACAGTTCAGCTCTGTGTTCAGATGACTTGTTTGCAACAACTGACAAGTCAAATGGAGTTGAGTTTCCCCCATGTTcctgcttccctcctgctgcacagcaggaaggACTCCTCTGGAGCtcacagcagcccctgctcccagtgccactCTCAGCCAGCACCAGCCGTTTGTTTGCAGCAACCTGCAAGTTtgaggaggagagctgcagaaagattCTCCTTAACAGAGACAGGCTTGGACTGGGGGTGCTGTTAGGCTTGCAATAGGTTTTCCTCAGAGAAGTCTCTTCTaacttttttctgccttctcctctccaaCAGACAACTGTGCCCAATGTCAGGAAatgcccaacagcagctctgtgagcgagttcctcctgctgccattcGCAGACACGCgcgagctgcagctcctgcacttcgcgctcttcctgggcatctacctggctgccctcctgggcaacggcctcatcctcaccgccgtagcctgccaccaccgcctccacacccccatgtacttcttcctcctcaaccttgccctcctcgacctgggctgcatctccaccactctccccaaagccatggccaatgccctctgggacaccagggccatctcctaTCAAGGGTGTGCCGCACAggtcttcttttttgttttcttcattggaGCGGAGTATTGTTTTCTCACCATCATGGCCTACGAccgctacgttgccatctgcaagcccctgcactacgggagcctcgtgggcagcagagcttgtgcccagatggcagcagctgcctggggcagtggctttctcaatgctgtcctgcacacggccactacattttccctgcccctctgccaaggtAATGAGCTTGATCAGTTCTTCTGTGAGCTTCCTCAaatcctcaagctctcctgctcagagtCATTCCTCAGGGAGGTTGGGCTTATTGTAGTTAGTGTCTGTTTagcatttgcttgttttgttttcattgtgctgtcctatgtgcagatcCTCAGAACCGTGCTGAAGATCCCCTCTTCTCAGggccggcacaaagccttttccacgtgcctccctcacctggccgtgGTCTCCCTATTTATCAGTACTGGCAtgtttgcctacctgaagcccccctccatctcctccccatccccagacCTGGTTGTGGCAGTTCTGTACTCTGTGGTTCCTGCTGCCatgaaccccctcatctacagcatgagaaACAAGGAGCTCAAGGATGCATTGAGGAAACTCTTTGGATACATTTCTTCATCATTAATAATGGGCGCAAAGTCCTAACAGgactctttattttttttttttcttttttctgaataaGTGTTAGAACACTCTTACTTTACTTTTATACTATTTTCTGAACATTGtgattttcattcagaaatgatCTACTTAGTATCCTATGTGTTTATCATTCTATTTTTGAACCAAGTATCTCGTGTACTTATGGAAGTGGGCTTCCCGTTtagacaaagacaaaaaagagtCGAGCAGAAATTCATTGGTCTCAGCTTCCATCCCTTCCCATCTTTTCTgaagctgggggagcagccccagcacgcaGGAGGGGCGCAGGgcccagagcccagctgccacagggaggagcagccccgCTGGCCCTCGCGGCTGCCCCTCACTGCccgctgggctctgcctctctgctgccttcgggttggggctgctgcttccctggagccatggccatggccagcagcaggacgtggccttttcactgctgctctcttctGGCTTCCACATTGTGCTTCTTGTATTTGGATAAGCCCTGAGATCTCATGTATGTTGGTGACAGTCCTGTTATCTCTACATCGGCATCTCTTCAATATCTCTGCACGCCTCTTGCAAACCTGGTTTCAGGAATACACCCAAGGAGCTGTTTCCTGAACAGACCTCTTGCTTTTCTGGGCCTCACAATGGATCAGAACCCCCAGTGGTCAGTGAAGGACCAAGGGCTGCACTGGGAGCTGCCTTCTTGCTTGCCTATGGCTCAGCAAACAGTAACTGGCCCTTGAATTATCTGCTTGGGACTGTCCCAGTGGTGCTGGGTCTGATGGCAAATGGCATCCTGGAGAGGAatctggagctgctctgtgcctgggcCAGGCCTCTTGTGCTggtgcggggagcggggctggcccTGCGGGGCACAGGCACTCTGGGCTGGGGATCTCCCAGGCAGGAGaccagggctcctgcagcttcACGGCCCTCCATCTCCTGAGCCGTGGCTGGCCCcagcccgggggctgctggggacgcCCAGAGCCGCCTTTGTCCCAGCAGCTGCGGTGCCttgcgaggggctggggctgtggtggccgtgcccagagccctgcagcagcctgcggtgggcactgccctggggccagccccgcctgggctgctgggctggggagaggtccgggaggtggggagaggtgggcaggggctgcgctgggctgggcagtgccCGGCAGAGGGCACCAGCAGCGTCAGGGAGCGGTGGCAGCATTCAGGGgagggctcccagcagggcttggtgctgcagagccagggctggggaagggagcccagagctgcaggggcaggggacaggaggcCACTCTGGGCCCTTGCtggcctgggcagagcaggaagggggCCCAGGCCATTCGTCCCCTCACCGCAGCCTGCCACGACCTGCACGGTGCTCACGGAGCATccagggccaggctctgc
This Cygnus olor isolate bCygOlo1 unplaced genomic scaffold, bCygOlo1.pri.v2 scaffold_78_ctg1, whole genome shotgun sequence DNA region includes the following protein-coding sequences:
- the LOC121063385 gene encoding olfactory receptor 14C36-like, with product MPNSSSVSEFLLLPFADTRELQLLHFALFLGIYLAALLGNGLILTAVACHHRLHTPMYFFLLNLALLDLGCISTTLPKAMANALWDTRAISYQGCAAQVFFFVFFIGAEYCFLTIMAYDRYVAICKPLHYGSLVGSRACAQMAAAAWGSGFLNAVLHTATTFSLPLCQGNELDQFFCELPQILKLSCSESFLREVGLIVVSVCLAFACFVFIVLSYVQILRTVLKIPSSQGRHKAFSTCLPHLAVVSLFISTGMFAYLKPPSISSPSPDLVVAVLYSVVPAAMNPLIYSMRNKELKDALRKLFGYISSSLIMGAKS